The Anomalospiza imberbis isolate Cuckoo-Finch-1a 21T00152 chromosome 2, ASM3175350v1, whole genome shotgun sequence nucleotide sequence GAGTGTGTGGCATATAACAAAGGATGTGGCACTGGCTGCTTTTGAAAATAGTTACTCTCCATTTTGCACCAGTGAGAGATTATGTCTCTTACCCCTTGTTGCAGGATTTTCAGAAGAGAATTGTAGTGTTGACTAAACTAAACTTTTTTACAGTTCTCAGTTACTGAAATGACTTTCCCTCTTTGACAGGAACCTTTGTAATCATGGAAAATTCTTCCTAGCAGCAAATTCAAGCTTATGTGGCTTAgcagcaaataatttcttcaggAGCATCCTACATGTCAGAAAGGCTTCCCTGGTGTCTGCTATGCCAATGGCTGTTATTCCATTTCTTTCAACAGCAGCAATTTATGAAGCTTTTGTGCATGACCCTTTATTTTCAGGtaaaaaccttttattttttttttttaagggcttTGCTTTCTCTACACACTGTAACACTAGAGGAGCTTTTTCTCACAGCAGAACAGTGCTCTTAAATTGTCGTGGTCTTGAAAAACCTCAGTTTGTAAAGTGgagtttgaaaaacagaatgCATTGGACAGCATTGAGTTCTCAAAGTGGACTGGGAAAGGacatatatatgtttatttctaaaaaaattctttgaCACGTTAATtactttcagcatttttcacTCAAAGTCATGCAAAAGTGACTGCAACAAGGCAGTTCAATTTCCCCCCCAGCTGTACAATTTCATTTGAAGGTCAGCATTCGAATGATAAATTCCTCATGGGTTGCAGTGCAAGTgattgtttttggttttgtctcagtttttgttttgggactgtttttgttgttttgatgttgggttttttgttgttgctttttaaaagaaaagatcTCTTCATATTTTTTTGCATACCTGTACAGCTTGGAAGTTTCTGTCAAGAGCCTGTTTTCAGATTGTTGCACGTAGCTTATAAATTGTTGTGGTGGAGCATGTGTGGATATTGGCAGTGAAATATGGTTTGCCACGCAGGTCAGCTGAACTGTGAGGTCTGTGCTGTGATCAGAGGAGGATTAGTAGGTGCTGTTGTGGGTGGTTTCTATCCCATTTTCCTGGCTATCCCCTTGAATGCAAGCCTTGCAGCAAGGTACGTCTTACTTACCTGCAATGTATTGATTGAAATGCATTTATGGGTTAAATGTTCAGCTCTCAGTGTAATTTTTGTAGATATTTGATCTGTGCACACTTGTCTTCTTGTAGACATTTAGCATGTGGAAGGAGATATACATTAAGGTCATCTAATTACAAAATGAAGTTTGTAAGAGCTACACCAAAGTGAAATAAGATCTGCAAAGCGATCCATTGGGAAGCCCTTGTGTTTAGCAGGAGCCATCCAAGTCTCCCAGGGTGTGCCTGGGTGTGTGCTGTCATCCTACCACCACTGAAGGTGGCTGGACAGCCAAGAGACCTCACTgaccctgggcagtgcccagcagccAAAGTCCCTGACAGGTGTCATTCTGTGTAGTTCAGAGCACAGCAAGGGCAGGGCGAGGCTTGGTGAGGCACAAGGCATGCAGGATGGTTTAAAGCATTTATGCAGAGAGCTCAGTACCACCAGGTGTATTTAACataggagaaggaagagaaaattactatctacataaatatttatgttaaaTCTTGACACTTGCATGGAAAAAAAGTTTCTACCACTGTTTCTGTTGTTTAGGTATATGTCAACTCCCTTGCCAGGGAAAGAAAATCTGTTACGCTACTGGCTCACAActtctcagcctgtctttaGAAAGATGAGTGTGGGTATACTGGTACAGGCTCTGACTGGATTATATCTTGCCACTAAAGAGCATGGAATATATATCAAAATGCTGCTGCAGATGAACAGTAGCAGGGATCCTGAAGAGCTACCTGAATAAAGTAAAGCAACTTCTCAATTGCCTTGGATAAGTAAccataataaaaaagaaaaagtgttgCTG carries:
- the LOC137469151 gene encoding transmembrane protein 126A-like, translating into MTGRQFLELDSPQQRLILERFKRMEMIQKMFSELPKADQNLCNHGKFFLAANSSLCGLAANNFFRSILHVRKASLVSAMPMAVIPFLSTAAIYEAFVHDPLFSGQLNCEVCAVIRGGLVGAVVGGFYPIFLAIPLNASLAARYMSTPLPGKENLLRYWLTTSQPVFRKMSVGILVQALTGLYLATKEHGIYIKMLLQMNSSRDPEELPE